A genomic segment from Glycine max cultivar Williams 82 chromosome 1, Glycine_max_v4.0, whole genome shotgun sequence encodes:
- the LOC100500579 gene encoding kunitz-type trypsin inhibitor precursor produces MKSTLFALFLLCALTSYLPSATAGDVVDTDGNPVENGGTYFVLPTIILNGGGIEYATFGNETCPVTVAQSRDQFCKGFPITISSPARIRHISEGLSLNIGFTFASPCSPASEWTIVKDQPEGLAVKLTGFKNTVPGVFTLKRVPADEIIGYNILFCPLDNNPCGYVAVHFDQFRNRRLVVSEVQEDGLWVMFQKLSYASGLTLSSA; encoded by the coding sequence ATGAAGAGTACCTTGTTCGCCCTCTTTCTACTTTGTGCCCTCACCTCTTACCTACCTTCAGCCACCGCTGGTGATGTGGTCGACACTGATGGTAATCCTGTTGAAAATGGAGGCACATACTTTGTGTTGCCAACTATAATATTAAACGGCGGTGGAATAGAATATGCCACATTTGGAAATGAAACTTGCCCTGTCACTGTTGCGCAATCTCGCGATCAGTTCTGCAAGGGCTTTCCGATAACCATTTCATCCCCAGCCCGAATCCGTCACATCAGCGAAGGCCTTAGTTTGAACATTGGGTTCACTTTCGCATCCCCGTGTTCCCCCGCTTCTGAGTGGACCATTGTGAAGGATCAACCAGAAGGACTCGCTGTTAAACTCACTGGGTTTAAAAATACAGTGCCCGGTGTGTTTACATTGAAGAGAGTTCCCGCCGATGAAATTATCGGCTACAACATCTTGTTCTGTCCTCTTGATAATAACCCATGTGGGTATGTTGCGGTTCATTTCGACCAATTCCGAAACAGGCGTTTGGTGGTGTCTGAGGTTCAGGAGGATGGGTTATGGGTTATGTTTCAGAAACTTTCATATGCATCAGGATTAACTCTTTCATCTGCATGA